Proteins co-encoded in one Deltaproteobacteria bacterium genomic window:
- a CDS encoding amidohydrolase — protein sequence MERLSEELAPDEFEALVRERAEKVVVPLSEFAKQLDEAGIVRGMLDLHDNDKTAEMVSQLPDRLMGRAFVNPFEGMRAVKELERSVRELGFKAVYASPYRWGIRASDQRFYPIYAKAVELDIPVFVYTSMNYRKDFPMDVGRPLYLDKVAMDFPEMKIVASCGGWPWVPEMIGLARRHNNVYIDTSSHRPKHLATPGSGWEMLLQFGNTLLQDRIVFASGSTDLGMPINEIVMETKALPLKKEVMEKWLYQNAVELLGLK from the coding sequence ATGGAGCGGCTGAGTGAGGAGCTTGCTCCTGATGAGTTTGAAGCCCTGGTCCGCGAAAGAGCGGAGAAGGTTGTGGTGCCCTTATCCGAGTTTGCCAAACAACTTGATGAAGCCGGCATCGTGCGCGGCATGTTGGATCTCCATGATAATGATAAGACCGCGGAGATGGTTTCTCAACTGCCCGATCGCCTCATGGGCCGGGCCTTTGTGAACCCCTTTGAAGGCATGCGCGCGGTCAAGGAACTGGAGAGGTCGGTCAGGGAGCTCGGGTTCAAAGCTGTTTACGCCTCTCCATACAGATGGGGGATCAGGGCCAGCGATCAGCGGTTCTATCCAATCTATGCCAAGGCCGTGGAGCTTGACATACCCGTTTTTGTTTATACTTCCATGAATTATCGCAAAGACTTCCCCATGGACGTCGGCCGGCCTCTTTATCTTGACAAGGTAGCTATGGATTTTCCTGAAATGAAGATAGTGGCCAGCTGCGGCGGCTGGCCCTGGGTCCCTGAGATGATCGGGCTCGCCCGCAGACACAACAACGTTTATATTGACACCTCGTCTCACCGGCCCAAGCACCTGGCCACTCCGGGGTCAGGCTGGGAGATGCTGCTCCAGTTTGGCAACACCCTGCTTCAGGATAGGATCGTTTTTGCCTCGGGTTCAACGGACCTGGGCATGCCCATCAATGAGATAGTCATGGAGACGAAGGCGCTTCCCCTGAAAAAGGAAGTCATGGAAAAGTGGCTTTATCAGAACGCGGTTGAACTTCTCGGACTTAAGTAA